One region of Citrus sinensis cultivar Valencia sweet orange chromosome 6, DVS_A1.0, whole genome shotgun sequence genomic DNA includes:
- the LOC102628347 gene encoding anthocyanidin 3-O-glucosyltransferase 6-like, translating to MKKAELVFIPSPGAGHLVSTVEIAKILVDRHERICITVLIIKLPFDNKVAAYTESLAACNLPSRIKFIFLPDDNQSPTPGKVPYSSLETKKTHVKEAVAKLTGSPDSPTLAGFVLDMFCMCMVDVADELRVPSYVFFTSSAASLGSFLNGQALYDQNKLTTELIDSGADLQVPTLVNSIPARLLPSSFFDKEWGEFLFGQARRYRLVKGIMVNTFEELEPYAVKSLYDGKIKIPPVYAVGPVVNITGDNYALGPGGIEKKAEVMTWLDDQPVSSVVFLCFGSRGCFDVDQAREIAHALEQCGHRFLWSLRQAPTEDKTELPSDYADLKGVLPGGFLDRTAEIGKVIGWAPQVAVLSHPAVGGFVSHCGWNSTLESIRFGVPIATWPMYAEQQANAFQLVIELGLAVEIKMDYRKDIFNKIPTMVTAEEIERGIKCLMNPESEIRKRVKEMSEKAGRAVMDGGSSFSSLGRFIDDALDNM from the coding sequence ATGAAGAAAGCTGAGCTTGTGTTCATTCCATCGCCAGGCGCCGGCCACCTTGTATCGACGGTGGAGATTGCAAAGATCCTCGTTGATCGCCACGAACGTATCTGCATCACAGTCCTGATAATCAAGCTTCCATTTGACAACAAAGTCGCCGCCTACACAGAATCACTCGCCGCCTGTAATTTACCATCTCGTATCAAATTCATTTTCCTTCCAGATGACAACCAATCCCCTACCCCAGGAAAAGTCCCCTATTCTTCCCTCGAAACCAAAAAAACCCACGTCAAAGAAGCTGTCGCTAAGCTCACTGGGTCACCTGACTCGCCAACACTTGCCGGATTTGTTCTCGACATGTTCTGCATGTGCATGGTTGACGTTGCAGATGAACTTAGGGTTCCTAGTTATGTCTTCTTCACGTCGAGTGCAGCTTCATTGGGTTCCTTTCTTAACGGCCAAGCTCTTTACGACCAAAACAAGCTCACCACTGAGTTGATAGACTCGGGTGCTGATTTGCAAGTTCCGACGCTTGTGAACTCAATTCCTGCTAGGCTTTTGCCTAGTTCTTTTTTTGATAAAGAGTGGGGCGAATTTTTATTTGGGCAAGCAAGAAGGTACAGACTTGTTAAGGGCATAATGGTAAACACATTTGAAGAGCTAGAACCCTACGCAGTCAAGTCTCTCTACGATGGTAAGATTAAGATTCCGCCGGTTTATGCCGTGGGGCCCGTTGTGAATATCACAGGGGACAATTATGCTTTGGGACCCGGAGGAATTGAGAAGAAAGCTGAAGTTATGACGTGGCTGGATGATCAACCGGTATCATCAGTCGTGTTCCTGTGCTTCGGGAGCAGGGGATGCTTCGATGTGGATCAAGCAAGAGAGATCGCGCATGCGCTAGAACAATGCGGACACCGGTTCTTGTGGTCCCTACGTCAGGCCCCAACCGAGGATAAGACCGAACTGCCGAGTGATTACGCAGATCTCAAGGGCGTACTGCCGGGAGGGTTTTTGGATCGAACGGCTGAGATAGGGAAGGTGATTGGGTGGGCCCCGCAGGTTGCTGTGCTGAGCCATCCCGCGGTTGGAGGGTTCGTATCGCACTGCGGGTGGAATTCAACGCTAGAGAGTATTCGGTTTGGCGTTCCGATCGCCACGTGGCCGATGTACGCCGAGCAACAGGCTAATGCGTTTCAGTTGGTGATAGAGTTGGGACTGGCGGTGGAGATTAAAATGGATTATAGGAAggatattttcaataaaattccaACGATGGTTACTGCTGAGGAGATTGAGAGAGGAATCAAGTGCTTGATGAATCCTGAGAGCGAGATTCGGAAAAGAGTGAAGGAAATGAGTGAGAAAGCTGGAAGAGCGGTGATGGACGGTGGATCTTCATTCTCATCACTGGGCCGCTTTATTGATGATGCATTAGACAACATGTGA
- the LOC102628061 gene encoding anthocyanidin 3-O-glucosyltransferase 2-like has protein sequence MHIIHTQYTKQHNKMKKAQLVFIPSPGAGHLVSTVEVARLLVDRDDRLSVTVLIMKLPHDNTVAAYTQSLAASNLSSRIKFINLPDDQPDKESTPPKRFFGHFVESKKPHVKEVVANLTDESPDSPRLAGFVLDMFCTCMIEVADEFKVPSYLFFTSGAAFLGFMLRVQALHDEENTTITELKDSDAVLEVPGLVNSVPAKVWPSVVFNKEWAEVLNQQARTFRGTKGIMVNTFEELESHAVRSFSDGKSKTPPLYPMGPILNIKGENYDLGEGGADKKADIMAWLDDQPESSVVFLCFGSWGSFGEDQVKEIACALEQSGHRFLWSLRRPPSKDTFEKPSDYEDPTEVLPEGFMDRTANIGKVIGWAPQIAVLAHPAIGGFVSHCGWNSTLESIWFGVPIATWPMYAEQQFNAFELVVELGLAVEIKMDYRKDILMENPTVVNAEEIERGIRCLMEHNSEMRKRVKEMSEKARKALSDGGSSFSSMGRLIDDFLDNIA, from the coding sequence atgcaCATAATACACACACAATACACCAAACAGCataacaaaatgaagaaagctCAGCTAGTGTTCATCCCATCGCCAGGTGCCGGCCACCTCGTATCAACGGTGGAGGTTGCAAGGCTTCTCGTTGACCGCGACGACCGTCTCTCCGTCACCGTCCTTATAATGAAGCTTCCACATGACAACACAGTCGCCGCCTACACCCAGTCACTCGCTGCCTCTAACTTATCATCCCGTATCAAATTCATTAACCTTCCCGACGATCAACCCGACAAGGAATCCACTCCCCCAAAAAGATTCTTCGGTCATTTCGTCGAAAGCAAAAAACCCCACGTCAAAGAAGTTGTCGCTAATCTAACTGACGAGTCACCTGACTCGCCTCGACTCGCTGGGTTTGTTCTCGACATGTTCTGCACGTGCATGATTGAAGTCGCAGATGAATTTAAAGTTCCTAGTTATCTTTTCTTCACGTCGGGTGCAGCTTTTCTGGGTTTCATGCTTCGTGTTCAAGCTCTTCACGATGAGGAAAATACGACAATTACTGAGTTGAAAGACTCGGATGCTGTGTTGGAAGTGCCGGGTCTAGTCAACTCAGTTCCCGCTAAGGTTTGGCCTTCCGTTGTATTTAATAAAGAGTGGGCCGAAGTTCTTAACCAGCAAGCAAGAACGTTTAGAGGGACTAAGGGTATTATGGTAAATACGTTCGAAGAGTTAGAATCACATGCGGTGAGGTCTTTTTCTGATGGTAAGAGTAAGACCCCGCCACTTTACCCCATGGGGCCAATTTTGAATATCAAAGGTGAGAACTACGATTTGGGGGAAGGTGGAGCCGACAAGAAAGCGGATATCATGGCATGGCTTGATGATCAGCCTGAGTCTTCGGTGGTGTTCTTGTGCTTTGGGAGCTGGGGAAGCTTTGGTGAGGACCAAGTGAAGGAGATCGCATGTGCGCTCGAGCAGAGCGGACACCGATTCCTATGGTCCTTGCGTCGGCCCCCTTCGAAGGATACGTTTGAGAAGCCAAGTGATTACGAGGATCCGACGGAGGTTCTTCCAGAAGGGTTCATGGATCGAACGGCTAATATCGGGAAAGTGATCGGGTGGGCCCCACAGATTGCGGTACTGGCTCATCCTGCCATCGGAGGGTTCGTATCGCATTGTGGATGGAATTCGACGCTGGAGAGTATATGGTTTGGCGTTCCAATTGCCACGTGGCCGATGTACGCGGAGCAACAATTTAATGCTTTTGAGTTGGTTGTAGAGCTGGGATTAGCTGTGGAGATCAAAATGGATTATAGGAAGGACATTTTGATGGAGAATCCGACCGTTGTGAATGCTGAGGAGATAGAGAGAGGAATCAGGTGTCTGATGGAACATAATAGTGAGATGAGGAAGAGAGTCAAGGAGATGAGCGAGAAAGCAAGAAAAGCTTTGTCAGACGGTGGATCTTCGTTCTCTTCAATGGGCCGCCTCATCGATGATTTTCTGGACAATATAGCATAA